TTTGTTCGGGCCCTATCTGTTAGCAGTAGAACTGGCAGGTATCCTTCTGATGGCAGGTATTGTAGGCGCTTATCATTTGGGCAGGCAGAAAGAAAAAACATTACACCGGTTTCTTGAAAACGATACGCCATGAATATGCATTCTACTACAGCGGGTATGATGCTCGCAGGTATTTTGTTCGTATTGGGCATGATTAGCATCCTGGTACGGCGCGATATTATTTTTATGCTCGTTTCTGTGGAAGTGATGCTGAATGCTGCCGGTCTTGCTTTCGTAGTGGCATCTTCCCACTGGGGTACGGCCGACGGACAGGTGATGTTTATCTTAATATTGGCTATGGCAGCGGCGGAAGTTTCCGTTGGACTGGCATTGATCCTGCAGCTATACCACCAGCTGAAAACGCTGGATAGTGACGAAGCCGCAAAAATGAATGGTTAAAAATGAAATTATGTTTCCTGTACTCATACCGCTCATTCCTTTTGTCAGCGCATTGTTGCTGATGTTGGGCTGGATACGTCTGGGGCGTATATCCGTTGCCGTTATAGGATGTGGCAGCATCGGAATAGTAGCGCTGCTGGCGATACTTACTGCTTTTCAGTTTGCTTCCGGAGGAGAGCAGGCTATTGTACAACATGCAGGAAACTGGATCACTGCCGGAAATTTGAAGGTGGGGCTCGACTTCCGGCTGGATGCGCTGTCGGTTGTTTTTGTACTGATCATCACCGTGGTGGGCTTCCTGATCCATGTATATGCTTCCGGTTACATGAGCGATGACCCTGACTATGCCCGTTTTTTTGCATGCATGAACCTTTTTGTAGGCGCTATGCTGGTGCTGGTCATGGC
The genomic region above belongs to Chitinophaga sp. 180180018-3 and contains:
- the nuoK gene encoding NADH-quinone oxidoreductase subunit NuoK — translated: MNMHSTTAGMMLAGILFVLGMISILVRRDIIFMLVSVEVMLNAAGLAFVVASSHWGTADGQVMFILILAMAAAEVSVGLALILQLYHQLKTLDSDEAAKMNG